From one Rhodamnia argentea isolate NSW1041297 chromosome 1, ASM2092103v1, whole genome shotgun sequence genomic stretch:
- the LOC115738821 gene encoding putative WEB family protein At1g65010, chloroplastic, translating into MQQDMAEFMEEMRTLRERLNEAEDERDQMVVELRESWKAAEEANARLTEAFAARKVPRIYTELNSVKKLLANASQELKVKEKEMESLRVEAARAKQLELELADREAALEKLEEELSDARGVEAEADSQSERRIWELEEELRNGKESEGKTFESMVALTKQLEQTKISLEEAKLEIGMLREKLERFEEQPRQNGKAANISRICFKDNVSPKVSLESLRSELQSTKESLSRAQEGEKNASSKVQGLLDEIGKLKNELKSSNEAEENSKKAMDDLALALKEVATETNQVKLKLDVTQAELEHCRGEAKMLTEKLKNTEDKFRELLDQSRKEMEQYKNTSERLRLEAEESHLAWNGKETGFVGCIRRAEDEKTAAQQENIRLAESLRAADRMVKASREENIKLRDILKQALNEASVAKEAASIARAENSQLKDELAEKDDALNFLSREIESLRINEVVAMENIMELKRMLSEKDIKTDDKEIARKSKASNSNTASEKEHKEGRRLGKAFSFNLKDLIVHHHHHPRHKDGSDNLESKEKEEDDEDKDKDSPENIDPLKGSIFDVMDSPGSAAHHRKKSSSAFTSDGETMNSEDVDSLDLQHFDDLENERLHRRKRALLHRFSDILRRRSYAEKSHH; encoded by the coding sequence ATGCAGCAGGACATGGCGGAGTTCATGGAGGAGATGAGGACTTTGAGGGAACGATTGAACGAGGCGGAGGATGAGAGAGATCAAATGGTCGTTGAGCTTAGAGAGTCGTGGAAGGCGGCCGAGGAGGCGAATGCGAGGCTCACCGAGGCCTTCGCGGCTCGGAAAGTGCCGAGGATATACACAGAGCTCAACTCAGTGAAGAAATTGTTGGCCAACGCGAGCCAAGAGCTGAAGGTCAAGGAGAAAGAGATGGAGTCCTTGAGGGTCGAAGCTGCGAGGGCGAAGCAGCTCGAGCTCGAATTGGCGGACAGAGAGGCTGCATTGGAGAAGTTGGAAGAGGAGTTGAGCGATGCGAGAGGCGTGGAGGCTGAGGCGGATTCGCAAAGCGAGAGGAGGATTTGGGAGCTAGAGGAGGAACTGAGAAACGGAAAGGAATCTGAAGGGAAGACTTTCGAGTCCATGGTTGCCTTGACCAAGCAGCTCGAGCAAACCAAAATATCGCTTGAGGAGGCCAAGCTCGAGATTGGTATGCTACGAGAGAAGTTGGAGAGATTCGAGGAGCAGCCGAGGCAAAATGGTAAAGCCGCCAACATCTCCAGAATTTGCTTCAAGGACAATGTTTCCCCGAAAGTGAGCCTTGAAAGTCTCCGATCCGAGCTTCAATCGACAAAGGAAAGTCTTTCTCGAGCCCAGGAGGGAGAGAAGAACGCCTCTTCAAAGGTCCAGGGCCTCCTGGACGAGATTGGCAAACTCAAGAATGAGCTGAAATCGTCGAACGAAGCAGAAGAGAACAGCAAGAAGGCGATGGACGATTTAGCCTTAGCATTGAAGGAGGTGGCGACGGAGACCAATCAGGTGAAGTTGAAGCTCGACGTGACCCAAGCCGAGCTCGAGCATTGCAGAGGGGAAGCCAAAATGTTGACGGAGAAGTTGAAGAACACCGAAGACAAGTTCAGAGAGCTCTTAGATCAATCAAGGAAAGAGATGGAACAATACAAGAACACTAGTGAGAGGCTGAGGTTAGAGGCTGAAGAATCACACCTGGCATGGAATGGGAAGGAGACAGGCTTTGTGGGATGCATCAGAAGAGCCGAAGACGAAAAGACAGCGGCTCAACAGGAAAACATTAGACTCGCCGAGTCTCTGAGGGCGGCCGATAGAATGGTCAAAGCATCGAGAGAGGAAAACATCAAGCTTCGCGACATACTCAAGCAGGCGCTGAACGAAGCAAGCGTTGCGAAGGAAGCGGCCAGCATTGCCCGGGCTGAGAATTCGCAGCTCAAGGACGAGCTGGCCGAGAAGGACGATGCTTTGAACTTCCTCAGTCGGGAGATCGAGAGCCTCAGGATTAACGAGGTCGTAGCAATGGAGAACATCATGGAGTTGAAGAGGATGCTTTCCGAGAAGGACATCAAGACGGACGATAAGGAGATTGCGAGGAAATCGAAGGCTTCGAATTCGAACACCGCCAGCGAGAAAGAACACAAAGAAGGGAGAAGACTGGGAAAGGCTTTTAGCTTCAATCTGAAGGACCTAATagtccaccaccaccaccaccctaGACACAAGGACGGTAGTGATAACCTTGAGagcaaagagaaagaagaagacgacgaagacAAAGACAAAGACAGCCCCGAGAATATCGATCCACTCAAAGGGTCGATCTTCGACGTCATGGACTCTCCAGGTTCAGCAGCCCATCACAGGAAGAAGTCATCCTCAGCTTTCACGAGCGATGGCGAGACGATGAACTCGGAGGATGTGGACAGTCTGGATTTGCAGCATTTCGATGACTTGGAGAACGAAAGACTCCATAGGAGGAAGAGAGCGTTGCTTCATAGATTCTCGGACATTTTACGGAGACGAAGCTATGCAGAGAAGAGTCATCACTAG
- the LOC115739012 gene encoding lanC-like protein GCL1 has protein sequence MSSSAVQFAAHDNHEDGGGIERLGSVLPIDPRAPNLSLPRETFLRAAVSLKDQVVRATWLEGGAGDPTAYTGLLGTAFLCLRSYGATGDRSDLLLSAEIVYACASAARASTRHVTFLCGKGGVFAVGAVVANLIGDRQRRDLFLNLFLEVAQERALPVGPEEGGFGMSYDLLYGRAGFLWAALFLNKNLGQEMVSNDLLMPIVDAVLAGGRAGASDIATCPLMYRWHGTRYLGAANGLAGILQVLLHFPLCEEYVEDVKGTLRYMMGKRFLNSGNYPSSEGNPRDKLVQWSHGATGVAMTLCKASQMFPHDREFRDAAIEAGEVVWKNGLVKKVGLADGISGNAYAFLSLYRLTGERIYEERARAFAIFLYHNANKPVGTGHVQVADYAFSLYQGLAGAACLWFDLVDPENSRLPGYEL, from the exons ATGTCGTCGTCGGCCGTGCAGTTCGCCGCTCACGACAACCACGAAGACGGCGGCGGCATCGAACGGCTCGGCTCCGTCCTCCCCATCGATCCCAGGGCTCCGAACCTGTCCCTCCCCAGGGAGACCTTCCTCCGAGCGGCCGTCTCTCTCAAGGACCAG GTTGTACGGGCGACGTGGCTCGAGGGCGGTGCGGGCGATCCAACCGCGTACACGGGGCTGCTCGGGACGGCCTTCTTGTGCCTGAGGTCGTACGGGGCCACCGGTGACCGGAGCGACCTGCTGTTGTCGGCCGAGATCGTCTATGCGTGCGCTTCCGCGGCGCGTGCTTCCACGAG GCATGTGACGTTTTTGTGTGGTAAAGGAGGGGTGTTCGCGGTGGGCGCAGTGGTTGCCAATCTTATAGGGGACCGTCAAAGGCGCGACTTGTTCCTCAACCTTTTCCTCGAG GTGGCGCAAGAGAGGGCTCTCCCAGTTGGACCTGAGGAGGGTGGTTTTGGGATGTCATATGACCTTCTCTATGGTCGAGCTGGTTTCTTGTGGGCGGCTCTATTTCTGAACAAGAACCTGGGACAAGAGATGGTGTCGAATGATCTTCTGATGCCTATCGTTGATGCCGTGTTGGCTGGGGGCAGGGCTGGTGCATCTGATATCGCGACATGCCCCTTGATGTATAGATGGCACGGGACCCGGTACTTGGGTGCGGCCAATGGCCTCGCTGGAATCTTGCAAGTGTTGCTTCACTTTCCTCTCTGCGAAGAGTACGTCGAGGATGTTAAGGGGACTTTGAGGTATATGATGGGCAAAAGGTTTCTGAACAGTGGAAATTACCCCTCGAGCGAAGGGAACCCGAGGGACAAACTGGTTCAGTGGTCTCATGGTGCGACGGGCGTGGCCATGACTCTATGCAAGGCCTCACAG ATGTTTCCACACGACAGAGAGTTCCGTGACGCTGCCATAGAGGCAGGGGAAGTTGTGTGGAAGAATGGGCTCGTGAAGAAAGTTGGGCTCGCCGACGGCATTTCGGGGAATGCGTATGCCTTCCTCTCGCTTTATCGGCTGACAGGGGAGAGAATCTACGAGGAGAGAGCCAGAGCATTTGCGATCTTCCTCTATCACAATGCGAACAAGCCTGTCGGCACAGGGCACGTGCAGGTTGCGGACTACGCCTTCTCGCTTTACCAAGGGCTTGCCGGAGCGGCATGCCTCTGGTTCGATCTTGTCGATCCAGAGAACTCTAGATTACCGGGGTACGAGTTATAA
- the LOC115738989 gene encoding serine/threonine-protein kinase SAPK2 isoform X1, with product MDRYEILKDIGSGNFGVAKLARDRWSGELFAVKYIERGQKIDQHVQREIMNHRSLKHPNIIRFKEVLLTPTHLAIVMEYAAGGELFERICNAGRFSEDEARFFYQQLISGVSYCHSMQICHRDLKLENTLLDGSTAPRLKICDFGYSKSSVLHSQPKSTVGTPAYIAPEVLSTKEYDGKIADVWSCGVTLYVMLVGAYPFEDPGDPRNFRKTIQRILSVQYSIPDYVRVSVECMHLLSRIFVANPEKRITMPEIKRHPWFQKNLPVEFMDDETGLLQIDGPNDLKQSLDEILAIIQEARKPVEIPKLGGILVGGSMDLDDLETDADIDDIETSGDFVCTL from the exons ATGGATCGTTACGAGATACTGAAAGATATTGGGTCGGGCAATTTCGGGGTCGCCAAGCTCGCTCGAGACAGATGGAGTGGTGAGCTTTTCGCTGTTAAATACATTGAAAGAGGCCAGAAG ATCGATCAGCACGTGCAGAGGGAGATTATGAACCACCGGTCCCTTAAGCATCCGAATATTATTAGATTTAAGGAg GTCTTGCTCACTCCAACTCATCTGGCCATCGTCATGGAATATGCTGCAGGTGGGGAATTATTCGAAAGAATTTGTAATGCCGGTAGATTCAGCGAGGATGAG GCAAGATTTTTCTATCAGCAGCTCATATCGGGAGTCAGTTACTGCCATTCAATG CAAATTTGCCATAGGGATCTCAAGCTGGAAAACACTCTGCTTGATGGGAGCACGGCACCGCGCCTTAAAATATGTGATTTCGGCTACTCAAAG TCATCAGTATTGCATTCTCAGCCTAAATCGACAGTGGGGACGCCGGCCTATATCGCACCTGAGGTTTTGTCCACAAAAGAATATGATGGGAAG ATTGCAGATGTTTGGTCTTGTGGAGTTACCTTGTATGTCATGCTGGTCGGTGCTTATCCTTTTGAAGATCCAGGCGATCCAAGGAACTTCCGAAAGACAATTCAG AGAATACTGAGCGTCCAGTACTCGATCCCGGATTATGTGCGTGTCTCCGTTGAATGTATGCATCTCTTGTCTCGAATTTTCGTAGCCAACCCTGAAAAG AGAATAACTATGCCTGAGATTAAAAGGCATCCATGGTTCCAAAAGAACTTGCCTGTGGAATTCATGGACGATGAGACAGGCCTCTTGCAAATCGACGGACCAAACGACTTGAAGCAGAGCTTGGACGAAATATTGGCCATAATTCAGGAGGCGCGGAAACCGGTAGAAATCCCGAAACTCGGCGGGATTCTAGTCGGAGGGAGCATGGATCTCGATGACTTAGAAACCGATGCGGACATAGACGACATCGAGACCAGCGGCGACTTTGTCTGCACGCTGTGA
- the LOC115738989 gene encoding serine/threonine-protein kinase SAPK1 isoform X2, which translates to MKLGTYIVLQVLLTPTHLAIVMEYAAGGELFERICNAGRFSEDEARFFYQQLISGVSYCHSMQICHRDLKLENTLLDGSTAPRLKICDFGYSKSSVLHSQPKSTVGTPAYIAPEVLSTKEYDGKIADVWSCGVTLYVMLVGAYPFEDPGDPRNFRKTIQRILSVQYSIPDYVRVSVECMHLLSRIFVANPEKRITMPEIKRHPWFQKNLPVEFMDDETGLLQIDGPNDLKQSLDEILAIIQEARKPVEIPKLGGILVGGSMDLDDLETDADIDDIETSGDFVCTL; encoded by the exons ATGAAATTAGGAACTTATATTGTTTTGCAGGTCTTGCTCACTCCAACTCATCTGGCCATCGTCATGGAATATGCTGCAGGTGGGGAATTATTCGAAAGAATTTGTAATGCCGGTAGATTCAGCGAGGATGAG GCAAGATTTTTCTATCAGCAGCTCATATCGGGAGTCAGTTACTGCCATTCAATG CAAATTTGCCATAGGGATCTCAAGCTGGAAAACACTCTGCTTGATGGGAGCACGGCACCGCGCCTTAAAATATGTGATTTCGGCTACTCAAAG TCATCAGTATTGCATTCTCAGCCTAAATCGACAGTGGGGACGCCGGCCTATATCGCACCTGAGGTTTTGTCCACAAAAGAATATGATGGGAAG ATTGCAGATGTTTGGTCTTGTGGAGTTACCTTGTATGTCATGCTGGTCGGTGCTTATCCTTTTGAAGATCCAGGCGATCCAAGGAACTTCCGAAAGACAATTCAG AGAATACTGAGCGTCCAGTACTCGATCCCGGATTATGTGCGTGTCTCCGTTGAATGTATGCATCTCTTGTCTCGAATTTTCGTAGCCAACCCTGAAAAG AGAATAACTATGCCTGAGATTAAAAGGCATCCATGGTTCCAAAAGAACTTGCCTGTGGAATTCATGGACGATGAGACAGGCCTCTTGCAAATCGACGGACCAAACGACTTGAAGCAGAGCTTGGACGAAATATTGGCCATAATTCAGGAGGCGCGGAAACCGGTAGAAATCCCGAAACTCGGCGGGATTCTAGTCGGAGGGAGCATGGATCTCGATGACTTAGAAACCGATGCGGACATAGACGACATCGAGACCAGCGGCGACTTTGTCTGCACGCTGTGA
- the LOC115738799 gene encoding LOW QUALITY PROTEIN: peroxidase 17 (The sequence of the model RefSeq protein was modified relative to this genomic sequence to represent the inferred CDS: deleted 1 base in 1 codon), whose amino-acid sequence MSPVSSLRFLLLLLLQTAIAMELRPGYYAETCPRAEAVVREVMKKALIREPRSVASVMRFQFHDCFVNGCDGSLLLDDTPTMVGEKEALSNINSLQSFEVIDEAKDALEKACPGVVSCADVVVVAARDAVALTGGPDWEVKLGRKDSLTANQEDSNDIMPSPRANASSLVDLFAKYNLSVKDLVALSGSHSIGQARCFSVMFRLYNQSGTGRPDPALDPGFRDELYKLCPQGGDENVTGDLDSTPREFDNRYFKDLVAGRGFLNSDQTLFTFPRTRAYVQKFSRDQDEFFRAFVEGMIKMGDLVSDRPGEIRRNCRVVNSRRPVEVLLES is encoded by the exons ATGAGCCCTGTCTCGTCCCTTcgtttccttctcctcctcctcctgcagaCGGCCATAGCCATGGAACTCCGGCCTGGTTACTACGCCGAGACTTGCCCGAGAGCCGAAGCCGTGGTGAGGGAGGTGATGAAGAAGGCCCTGATTAGAGAGCCCCGGAGCGTCGCCTCCGTCATGCGCTTCCAGTTCCACGACTGCTTCGTCAAC GGTTGTGATGGGTCTCTGCTTCTGGACGACACGCCCACCATGGTCGGAGAGAAAGAGGCTCTGTCCAACATCAACTCGCTGCAGTCGTTCGAGGTCATCGACGAAGCCAAGGACGCGTTAGAGAAGGCCTGCCCCGGCGTCGTCTCCTGCGCCGACGTCGTCGTCGTGGCGGCTCGAGACGCGGTAGCCCTG ACCGGCGGGCCTGATTGGGAAGTGAAGCTGGGGAGGAAGGACAGCCTGACTGCCAACCAGGAGGACTCAAACGATATAATGCCGAGCCCAAGGGCCAACGCGAGCTCCCTCGTCGATCTGTTTGCCAAGTACAATCTCTCTGTCAAGGACCTGGTGGCCCTTTCCGGGTCTCACTCCATCGGGCAGGCCCGGTGCTTCTCGGTCATGTTCCGACTCTACAATCAGTCCGGGACAGGCAGG CCGGACCCTGCACTCGACCCGGGGTTCCGGGACGAGCTCTACAAGCTCTGCCCGCAGGGCGGCGACGAGAACGTGACCGGGGATCTGGACTCCACGCCACGGGAGTTCGATAACCGGTACTTCAAGGACTTGGTCGCAGGCAGAGGGTTCCTGAATTCGGACCAGACGTTGTTCACGTTCCCACGGACGAGGGCATACGTGCAGAAGTTCAGTAGAGACCAGGACGAGTTCTTCAGGGCTTTCGTCGAGGGGATGATAAAGATGGGGGATCTGGTGTCGGACCGGCCCGGCGAGATCAGGAGGAATTGCCGGGTGGTGAATAGCCGCCGGCCTGTGGAGGTCTTGTTGGAATCTTGA